Proteins co-encoded in one Rhopalosiphum maidis isolate BTI-1 chromosome 2, ASM367621v3, whole genome shotgun sequence genomic window:
- the LOC113551027 gene encoding endoribonuclease Dicer-like isoform X4 produces the protein MDKPPKGTSDMVPRKYQLELLEDAKKSNIILYLPTGSGKTYIATMLIKNMGDCLTKSIGLGRKWTFFIVQSVPLVMQQANNLRRHLPWTIGTFSGDMNVDFWSQNHWNGILENCHILVMTAQIYLNNLNHGYMHIKDANLIIFDECHHAVAFHPFKQIMQVLHDSNLNKDECPRILGLTATLINSNTKNVREELTKLQLTFNATIKTKYDENIQIFSARPKEFISLYDEYTLEDEMNAVTKRISTIKYLLRKFQAPTKIEPIKENNEVYYLDNQKNPSKNFANYFLDIEVNLHDGGAYIAYLATWHFLVEIEKKKKTCTDKKNLTIMSLVLSELTIIRKMILDFMNKHSSIHKGHSTTLNNTSPKLKKLMELLSVIKFTDTCLIFVDRRTTAKLLYHYIKDFIHEYNQKNIICEFIVGARGIFSPDCKEMVYKKQQNNDIIKKFNDNIINVLITSEVLEEGVDIQTCNCVIRYDSPKNFPSYIQSKGRARSAESKFIVMVPNQVKFEKTQSDYNKMEEEIIKVLVDNDIDDENNDENNDENMIEVFKTKHAILTHEAAISIINRYCFSLPQDRFTDLTPEWYIAQNNNKFKKYKLKLPINSVIKTPIDGIFCANKKNAKKSAAFNACIELYKAGALDEYLLPTSIKNNAVFSDLKWFPHWDETDIEASNYKLKAGTNKMKRIVHIESPTHLHGSYPQVNKPSYLHVLHCVPDYIQLEECKYETFHKLLKLNKEFGILTSNKLPQVSNFPIFLPFGNVNVSIIVNVKIMNLDQTSHKKLENFHNKLFVDVLGIKDFIARNYNNEDNSYLVVPISFAENIYELDWNVINIDKFVETEEPTMEQRNSKFYEEYLKIPNVISPWYRNIVPIQRYIVTDVYLDMTPESSFPTSEYDTYATYFSDKYSIHITHKNQPMIKVKSLGVSKINYLIPRISTGKVDKRSEYIEILIPEFCTWHKFPSVYWLKALMLPTILYRLDKLLLAEDLLIKINSICNIEVEDDTNTEDTVKIEDFSGFHEGKKKNILLPISETLKYIENSHGNNMVGEWNSNNFPIDIERQKNTTMLDVLNYHTFMYAVNKSKSNDNINDQNINSSSLNEFNSKSKYKSPDGKSNYKLIEMENILQKVLTEMNTLNLTNNTSPILSPLSKGVSKQKIGPKQSDILKVITPPFANDMFNYERMETYGDSFLKFAVSLVLFDAFPLDNEGVLTELKMKIVGNRNLLYAGRNLNLGSYLIVNVFDPNMDWIPPCFGVPQKLKEIIEEGHVQSDVLHRIIVPRDNQITGILSNETWKEIEIEIIKFKQLSDMPMSESDDEDSTPQFGHSQSDLFIHKQSVSDKMVADCVESLIGTYVYKCGVEVGFKVLQGLGIIPKQFTDAFKPQPMENIFESHDFSKILPGYELLERRIGYSFKHKHLLAQALTHPTYHFGFTECYQRLEFLGDAILDFLITTYIIEHCYNKTPGEITDIRSSLVNNITFASLSARIGLHRFILAQSIQMTEAIDRFYEHQQKNNHKIGQEILYLIEESDCYAAESVDVPKVLGDLFESLIAAIYLDCGRDLNFVWTICYRFLENEIKEFCTNVPKNPIRILHETKLQPNFSKPDVSAEAMNKGLGTMMKLEIMLNNKIIAIYGFGQNKKEAKVAAAKMALKNMKKMLL, from the exons ATGGATAAACCGCCAAag gGTACTTCAGATATGGTGCCTCGAAAATATCAACTTGAGCTTTTAGAGGATGCAAAAAAatctaacataattttatacctacCAACTGGAAGTGGCAAAACATACATAGCTACAatgcttattaaaaatatgggaGACTGTTTAActaa ATCAATTGGTCTTGGAAGAAaatggacattttttattgtccaATCTGTACCACTTGTTATGCAACAAGCAAATAACTTAAGAAGGCATTTACCATGGACTATTGGAACATTTAGTGGGGATATGAATGTCGACTTTTGGTCTCAAAACCATTGGAATGGAATATTAGAAAACTGTCAC attctggtTATGACTGCTCAGATTTATTTGAACAATCTGAATCATGGTTACATGCATATCAAGGATGCTAaccttattatatttgatgaatGTCATCATGCTGTAGCATTTCATCCATTTAAACAA atAATGCAAGTACTTCATGAttccaatttaaataaagatgAATGTCCTCGTATTCTTGGACTCACTGCTACTTTGATTAACTCAAATACCAAAAATGTCAGAGAAGAATTAACCAAATTGCAACTTACATTTAATGCTACTATAAAGACTaaatatgatgaaaatattcaaat TTTTTCAGCACGCCCAAAAgagtttataagtttatatgatGAGTATACTTTGGAAGATGAAATGAACGCTGTCACTAAAAGAATATCAACAATCAAATATCTTCTAAGAAAATTTCAGGCTCCTACCAAAATTGAaccaattaaagaaaataatgaagtttattatttggataatcaaaaaaatcctTCAAAGaattttgcaaattattttcttgatatagag gtAAATCTTCATGATGGAGGAgcatatattgcatatttagCAACTTGGCATTTTTTggttgaaattgaaaaaaaaaaaaaaacatgtactGATAAGAAAAATCTCACTATTATGTCTTTAGTATTATcagaattaactataattcgAAAAATGATACTTGACTTTATGAATAAACACTCATCTATTCACAAAGGTCATTCAACtacattaaacaatacatctccaaaactgaaaaaattaatggaaCTTTTAtctgttataaaatttactgatacttgtttaatatttgttgatcGCCGAACAActgctaaattattataccattatatcaAG GATTTTATTCatgaatataatcaaaaaaatattatatgcgagTTTATAGTTGGTGCAAGAGGAATATTTAGTCCTGATTGTAAAGAAATGgtgtataaaaaacaacaaaataatgatattattaaaaa gtttaacgataacattattaatgttCTCATAACATCAGAAGTATTAGAGGAAGGTGTTGATATACAAACTTGCAATTGTGTCATTAGATATGATTCTCCTAAAAATTTTCCTTCTTATATACAATCTAAAGGAAGAGCTCGTTCTGctgaaagtaaatttattgttatggtGCCAAATCAggtgaaatttgaaaaaactcaatctgattataataaaatggaagaagaaattattaaa gtattagTAGATAATGACATTgatgatgaaaataatgatgaaaataatgatgaaaatatgatagaagtttttaaaactaaacatgCTATATTAACTCATGAAGCtgctataagtattattaatag gtattgtttttctttaccTCAAGATAGATTTACAGATTTAACTCCAGAATGGTATATTGCCCAGAATAAtaacaagtttaaaaaatacaaactaaaattGCCAATCAATAGTGTTATTAAGACTCCCATTGAT gGAATATTTtgtgcaaataaaaaaaatgctaaaaaaaGTGCAGCATTTAATGCATGTATTGAATTGTATAAGGCTGGAGCATTAGATGAATATTTGTTGCCtacaagtattaaaaataatgctgTATTTAGCGATTTAAAATGGTTTCCACATTGGGATGAGACAGATATTGAAgcaagtaattataaattaaaagcagGAACTAATAAAATGAAGAGGATAGTGCATATTGAA aGTCCAACACACTTGCACGGATCTTATCCACAAGTAAATAAACCATCATATTTACACGTTCTACATTGTGTTCCTGATTATATCCAACTGGAAGAATGTAAATATGaaacatttcataaattattaaagttaaataaagaatttggaattttaactTCTAATAAATTACCACAA GTATCAAATTTTcctatatttttaccttttggTAATGTTAATGTTAGCATAAtagtaaatgttaaaataatgaatcttGACCAGACAAGTCATAAGAAACTAGAAAATttccataataaattatttgtggaTGTATTGGgtataaaagattttattgcaagaaattataataatgaagataattcatatttagtaGTTCCTATTTCTTTTGCag aaaatatttatgagttGGATTGGAATGTTATCAATATAGACAAATTTGTTGAAACAGAAGAACCTACAATGGAACAAagaaattctaaattttatgaagaatatcttaaaatacctaatgtGATTTCACCGTGGTACAGAAACATAGTACCAATACaa agatATATTGTCACTGATGTTTATTTGGATATGACACCTGAAAGTTCTTTTCCAACTTCTGAGTATGATACATATGCAACATACTTTAGTGACAAGTATAGcattcatattactcataAAAATCAACCTATGATAAAAGTTAAATCATTGGgtgtatcaaaaataaattatttaattccaag aatttctACTGGAAAAGTTGATAAACGAAGTgaatatatagaaatacttATACCAGAATTTTGTACTTGGCATAAATTTCCATCAGTTTATTGGTTAAAAGCTTTAATGCtaccaactatattatatcgattagataaattattattggctGAAGAtcttcttataaaaattaattctatatgTAACATTGAAGTAGAAGACGATACAAAca caGAAGATACagtaaaaattgaagatttcAGTGGTTTTCATGAAggcaaaaagaaaaatattttattgccaaTTAgtgaaacattaaaatacatagaaaaCTCTCATGGCAATAATATGGTTGGTGAATGgaattcaaacaattttccTATTGATATTGAAAggcaaaaaaacacaacaatGTTAGATGTTCtaaattatcatacatttatgtacGCTGTAAATAAATCCAAGAGTAACGATAATATT aatgatcaaaatataaattcatccaGTTTAAATGAg TTTAATTCAAAATCGAAATACAAATCACCAGAtggaaaatcaaattataaattg atagaaATGGAGAATATACTACAAAAGGTGTTGACTGAGATGaacacattaaatttaacaaacaataCATCACCAATACTGAGTCCATTATCCAAAGgagtttcaaaacaaaaaattgggCCTAAGCAgagtgatattttaaaa gttataaCACCGCCATTTGCTAatgatatgtttaattatgagCGTATGGAAACATACGGTGATAGTTTCCTGAAATTTGCTGTATCATTGGTATTATTTGATGCATTTCCATTAGATAATGAAGGAGTTCTTactgaattaaaaatgaaaatagttgGAAATCGAAATTTGTTGTATGCTGGCAGGAATTTAAATCTTGGatcttatttaata gtaAATGTTTTTGATCCAAACATGGATTGGATACCTCCATGCTTTGGTGTTcctcaaaaattaaaagaaatcatTGAGGAGGGTCATGTTCAATCAGATGTACTACATCGGATAATTGTTCCTAGAGACAATCAAATTacag gaATATTATCAAATGAAACTTGGAAggaaattgaaattgaaatcataaaatttaagcaATTGTCTGATATGCCAATGTCAGAAAGTGATGATGAAGATAGTACGCCACAATTCGGTCATTCACAATCTGATCTATTTATACACAAACAGTCAGTCTCAGATAAAATGGTTGCCGACTGTGTAGAGTCATTGATTGGTACTTATGTATAT aaatgtgGAGTTGAAGTGGGTTTTAAGGTCCTTCAAGGTCTGGGTATAATACCAAAACAATTCACTGATGCATTTAAACCTCAACCAATGGAAAATATCTTCGAAAGTCacgatttttcaaaaattttgcCCGGATATGAACTACTTGAACGAAGAATTGGTTACTCATTTAAACATAAGCATCTATTAGCTCAGGCTCTAACTCATCCAACTTATCATTTTGGGTTTACTGAATGTTATCAAAGACTTGAATTTCTCGGTGATGCTATACTTG atttcttgattacaacatatataatagaacACTGCTATAACAAAACTCCAGGTGAAATAACTGATATTAGATCTTCACTagtaaataacataacatttgCTTCATTGAGCGCAAGAATTGGACTGCATAGATTTATCTTAGCTCAGTCTATTCAAATGACTGAAGCAATAGATCGTTTCTATGAAcatcaacaaaaaaacaatcataaaaTTGGCCaagaa attttatatctCATAGAAGAAAGTGATTGTTATGCAGCTGAATCTGTTGATGTACCAAAAGTATTGGGAGACTTGTTTGAGTCACTAATTGCtgcaatttatttagattgtggtagagatttaaattttgtgtgGACTATTTGCTATAGATTTTTGGAAAATGAAATTA AAGAATTCTGTACCAATGTTCCTAAAAATCCTATACGTATTTTACATGAAACCAAATTACAACCGAATTTCAG taaacCTGATGTTTCTGCCGAAGCAATGAATAAAGGCTTAGGAACCATGATGAAGTTAGAGATAATGTTGAACAACAAAATCATAGCTATATATGGTTTTGGTCAGAATAAAAAAGAAGCCAAGGTTGCTGCTGCCAAAATGgccttaaaaaatatgaaaaaaatgttgttataa
- the LOC113551027 gene encoding endoribonuclease Dicer-like isoform X1 produces MDKPPKGTSDMVPRKYQLELLEDAKKSNIILYLPTGSGKTYIATMLIKNMGDCLTKSIGLGRKWTFFIVQSVPLVMQQANNLRRHLPWTIGTFSGDMNVDFWSQNHWNGILENCHILVMTAQIYLNNLNHGYMHIKDANLIIFDECHHAVAFHPFKQIMQVLHDSNLNKDECPRILGLTATLINSNTKNVREELTKLQLTFNATIKTKYDENIQIFSARPKEFISLYDEYTLEDEMNAVTKRISTIKYLLRKFQAPTKIEPIKENNEVYYLDNQKNPSKNFANYFLDIEVNLHDGGAYIAYLATWHFLVEIEKKKKTCTDKKNLTIMSLVLSELTIIRKMILDFMNKHSSIHKGHSTTLNNTSPKLKKLMELLSVIKFTDTCLIFVDRRTTAKLLYHYIKDFIHEYNQKNIICEFIVGARGIFSPDCKEMVYKKQQNNDIIKKFNDNIINVLITSEVLEEGVDIQTCNCVIRYDSPKNFPSYIQSKGRARSAESKFIVMVPNQVKFEKTQSDYNKMEEEIIKVLVDNDIDDENNDENNDENMIEVFKTKHAILTHEAAISIINRYCFSLPQDRFTDLTPEWYIAQNNNKFKKYKLKLPINSVIKTPIDGIFCANKKNAKKSAAFNACIELYKAGALDEYLLPTSIKNNAVFSDLKWFPHWDETDIEASNYKLKAGTNKMKRIVHIESPTHLHGSYPQVNKPSYLHVLHCVPDYIQLEECKYETFHKLLKLNKEFGILTSNKLPQVSNFPIFLPFGNVNVSIIVNVKIMNLDQTSHKKLENFHNKLFVDVLGIKDFIARNYNNEDNSYLVVPISFAENIYELDWNVINIDKFVETEEPTMEQRNSKFYEEYLKIPNVISPWYRNIVPIQRYIVTDVYLDMTPESSFPTSEYDTYATYFSDKYSIHITHKNQPMIKVKSLGVSKINYLIPRISTGKVDKRSEYIEILIPEFCTWHKFPSVYWLKALMLPTILYRLDKLLLAEDLLIKINSICNIEVEDDTNTEDTVKIEDFSGFHEGKKKNILLPISETLKYIENSHGNNMVGEWNSNNFPIDIERQKNTTMLDVLNYHTFMYAVNKSKSNDNINDQNINSSSLNEFNSKSKYKSPDGKSNYKLECKKRRYSSYDKEHLEEINRLMIQSMPEPIILQKLIEFNIYYFIEMENILQKVLTEMNTLNLTNNTSPILSPLSKGVSKQKIGPKQSDILKVITPPFANDMFNYERMETYGDSFLKFAVSLVLFDAFPLDNEGVLTELKMKIVGNRNLLYAGRNLNLGSYLIVNVFDPNMDWIPPCFGVPQKLKEIIEEGHVQSDVLHRIIVPRDNQITGILSNETWKEIEIEIIKFKQLSDMPMSESDDEDSTPQFGHSQSDLFIHKQSVSDKMVADCVESLIGTYVYKCGVEVGFKVLQGLGIIPKQFTDAFKPQPMENIFESHDFSKILPGYELLERRIGYSFKHKHLLAQALTHPTYHFGFTECYQRLEFLGDAILDFLITTYIIEHCYNKTPGEITDIRSSLVNNITFASLSARIGLHRFILAQSIQMTEAIDRFYEHQQKNNHKIGQEILYLIEESDCYAAESVDVPKVLGDLFESLIAAIYLDCGRDLNFVWTICYRFLENEIKEFCTNVPKNPIRILHETKLQPNFSKPDVSAEAMNKGLGTMMKLEIMLNNKIIAIYGFGQNKKEAKVAAAKMALKNMKKMLL; encoded by the exons ATGGATAAACCGCCAAag gGTACTTCAGATATGGTGCCTCGAAAATATCAACTTGAGCTTTTAGAGGATGCAAAAAAatctaacataattttatacctacCAACTGGAAGTGGCAAAACATACATAGCTACAatgcttattaaaaatatgggaGACTGTTTAActaa ATCAATTGGTCTTGGAAGAAaatggacattttttattgtccaATCTGTACCACTTGTTATGCAACAAGCAAATAACTTAAGAAGGCATTTACCATGGACTATTGGAACATTTAGTGGGGATATGAATGTCGACTTTTGGTCTCAAAACCATTGGAATGGAATATTAGAAAACTGTCAC attctggtTATGACTGCTCAGATTTATTTGAACAATCTGAATCATGGTTACATGCATATCAAGGATGCTAaccttattatatttgatgaatGTCATCATGCTGTAGCATTTCATCCATTTAAACAA atAATGCAAGTACTTCATGAttccaatttaaataaagatgAATGTCCTCGTATTCTTGGACTCACTGCTACTTTGATTAACTCAAATACCAAAAATGTCAGAGAAGAATTAACCAAATTGCAACTTACATTTAATGCTACTATAAAGACTaaatatgatgaaaatattcaaat TTTTTCAGCACGCCCAAAAgagtttataagtttatatgatGAGTATACTTTGGAAGATGAAATGAACGCTGTCACTAAAAGAATATCAACAATCAAATATCTTCTAAGAAAATTTCAGGCTCCTACCAAAATTGAaccaattaaagaaaataatgaagtttattatttggataatcaaaaaaatcctTCAAAGaattttgcaaattattttcttgatatagag gtAAATCTTCATGATGGAGGAgcatatattgcatatttagCAACTTGGCATTTTTTggttgaaattgaaaaaaaaaaaaaaacatgtactGATAAGAAAAATCTCACTATTATGTCTTTAGTATTATcagaattaactataattcgAAAAATGATACTTGACTTTATGAATAAACACTCATCTATTCACAAAGGTCATTCAACtacattaaacaatacatctccaaaactgaaaaaattaatggaaCTTTTAtctgttataaaatttactgatacttgtttaatatttgttgatcGCCGAACAActgctaaattattataccattatatcaAG GATTTTATTCatgaatataatcaaaaaaatattatatgcgagTTTATAGTTGGTGCAAGAGGAATATTTAGTCCTGATTGTAAAGAAATGgtgtataaaaaacaacaaaataatgatattattaaaaa gtttaacgataacattattaatgttCTCATAACATCAGAAGTATTAGAGGAAGGTGTTGATATACAAACTTGCAATTGTGTCATTAGATATGATTCTCCTAAAAATTTTCCTTCTTATATACAATCTAAAGGAAGAGCTCGTTCTGctgaaagtaaatttattgttatggtGCCAAATCAggtgaaatttgaaaaaactcaatctgattataataaaatggaagaagaaattattaaa gtattagTAGATAATGACATTgatgatgaaaataatgatgaaaataatgatgaaaatatgatagaagtttttaaaactaaacatgCTATATTAACTCATGAAGCtgctataagtattattaatag gtattgtttttctttaccTCAAGATAGATTTACAGATTTAACTCCAGAATGGTATATTGCCCAGAATAAtaacaagtttaaaaaatacaaactaaaattGCCAATCAATAGTGTTATTAAGACTCCCATTGAT gGAATATTTtgtgcaaataaaaaaaatgctaaaaaaaGTGCAGCATTTAATGCATGTATTGAATTGTATAAGGCTGGAGCATTAGATGAATATTTGTTGCCtacaagtattaaaaataatgctgTATTTAGCGATTTAAAATGGTTTCCACATTGGGATGAGACAGATATTGAAgcaagtaattataaattaaaagcagGAACTAATAAAATGAAGAGGATAGTGCATATTGAA aGTCCAACACACTTGCACGGATCTTATCCACAAGTAAATAAACCATCATATTTACACGTTCTACATTGTGTTCCTGATTATATCCAACTGGAAGAATGTAAATATGaaacatttcataaattattaaagttaaataaagaatttggaattttaactTCTAATAAATTACCACAA GTATCAAATTTTcctatatttttaccttttggTAATGTTAATGTTAGCATAAtagtaaatgttaaaataatgaatcttGACCAGACAAGTCATAAGAAACTAGAAAATttccataataaattatttgtggaTGTATTGGgtataaaagattttattgcaagaaattataataatgaagataattcatatttagtaGTTCCTATTTCTTTTGCag aaaatatttatgagttGGATTGGAATGTTATCAATATAGACAAATTTGTTGAAACAGAAGAACCTACAATGGAACAAagaaattctaaattttatgaagaatatcttaaaatacctaatgtGATTTCACCGTGGTACAGAAACATAGTACCAATACaa agatATATTGTCACTGATGTTTATTTGGATATGACACCTGAAAGTTCTTTTCCAACTTCTGAGTATGATACATATGCAACATACTTTAGTGACAAGTATAGcattcatattactcataAAAATCAACCTATGATAAAAGTTAAATCATTGGgtgtatcaaaaataaattatttaattccaag aatttctACTGGAAAAGTTGATAAACGAAGTgaatatatagaaatacttATACCAGAATTTTGTACTTGGCATAAATTTCCATCAGTTTATTGGTTAAAAGCTTTAATGCtaccaactatattatatcgattagataaattattattggctGAAGAtcttcttataaaaattaattctatatgTAACATTGAAGTAGAAGACGATACAAAca caGAAGATACagtaaaaattgaagatttcAGTGGTTTTCATGAAggcaaaaagaaaaatattttattgccaaTTAgtgaaacattaaaatacatagaaaaCTCTCATGGCAATAATATGGTTGGTGAATGgaattcaaacaattttccTATTGATATTGAAAggcaaaaaaacacaacaatGTTAGATGTTCtaaattatcatacatttatgtacGCTGTAAATAAATCCAAGAGTAACGATAATATT aatgatcaaaatataaattcatccaGTTTAAATGAg TTTAATTCAAAATCGAAATACAAATCACCAGAtggaaaatcaaattataaattg gaatGCAAAAAACGTAGATATTCATCATATGATAAGGAACACCTTGAAGAAATCAATAGATTAATGATACAATCAATGCCAGAGCCAATTattcttcaaaaattaattgaattcaacatttattacttt atagaaATGGAGAATATACTACAAAAGGTGTTGACTGAGATGaacacattaaatttaacaaacaataCATCACCAATACTGAGTCCATTATCCAAAGgagtttcaaaacaaaaaattgggCCTAAGCAgagtgatattttaaaa gttataaCACCGCCATTTGCTAatgatatgtttaattatgagCGTATGGAAACATACGGTGATAGTTTCCTGAAATTTGCTGTATCATTGGTATTATTTGATGCATTTCCATTAGATAATGAAGGAGTTCTTactgaattaaaaatgaaaatagttgGAAATCGAAATTTGTTGTATGCTGGCAGGAATTTAAATCTTGGatcttatttaata gtaAATGTTTTTGATCCAAACATGGATTGGATACCTCCATGCTTTGGTGTTcctcaaaaattaaaagaaatcatTGAGGAGGGTCATGTTCAATCAGATGTACTACATCGGATAATTGTTCCTAGAGACAATCAAATTacag gaATATTATCAAATGAAACTTGGAAggaaattgaaattgaaatcataaaatttaagcaATTGTCTGATATGCCAATGTCAGAAAGTGATGATGAAGATAGTACGCCACAATTCGGTCATTCACAATCTGATCTATTTATACACAAACAGTCAGTCTCAGATAAAATGGTTGCCGACTGTGTAGAGTCATTGATTGGTACTTATGTATAT aaatgtgGAGTTGAAGTGGGTTTTAAGGTCCTTCAAGGTCTGGGTATAATACCAAAACAATTCACTGATGCATTTAAACCTCAACCAATGGAAAATATCTTCGAAAGTCacgatttttcaaaaattttgcCCGGATATGAACTACTTGAACGAAGAATTGGTTACTCATTTAAACATAAGCATCTATTAGCTCAGGCTCTAACTCATCCAACTTATCATTTTGGGTTTACTGAATGTTATCAAAGACTTGAATTTCTCGGTGATGCTATACTTG atttcttgattacaacatatataatagaacACTGCTATAACAAAACTCCAGGTGAAATAACTGATATTAGATCTTCACTagtaaataacataacatttgCTTCATTGAGCGCAAGAATTGGACTGCATAGATTTATCTTAGCTCAGTCTATTCAAATGACTGAAGCAATAGATCGTTTCTATGAAcatcaacaaaaaaacaatcataaaaTTGGCCaagaa attttatatctCATAGAAGAAAGTGATTGTTATGCAGCTGAATCTGTTGATGTACCAAAAGTATTGGGAGACTTGTTTGAGTCACTAATTGCtgcaatttatttagattgtggtagagatttaaattttgtgtgGACTATTTGCTATAGATTTTTGGAAAATGAAATTA AAGAATTCTGTACCAATGTTCCTAAAAATCCTATACGTATTTTACATGAAACCAAATTACAACCGAATTTCAG taaacCTGATGTTTCTGCCGAAGCAATGAATAAAGGCTTAGGAACCATGATGAAGTTAGAGATAATGTTGAACAACAAAATCATAGCTATATATGGTTTTGGTCAGAATAAAAAAGAAGCCAAGGTTGCTGCTGCCAAAATGgccttaaaaaatatgaaaaaaatgttgttataa